Proteins from one Procambarus clarkii isolate CNS0578487 chromosome 72, FALCON_Pclarkii_2.0, whole genome shotgun sequence genomic window:
- the LOC123773567 gene encoding adhesive plaque matrix protein-like, giving the protein MSRGSPPAVSGNSVTSLDTSADNSCPCYSPTHTHGKDYSPTHTHGKGYSPTHTHGKDYSPTHTHGKDYSPTHTHGKDYSPTHTHGKGYSPTHTHGKDYSPTHTHGKDYSPTHTHGKDYSPTHTHGKDYSPTHTHGKDYSPTHTHGKDYSPTHTHGKDYSPTHTHGKDYSPTHTHGKDYSPTHTHGKDYSPTHTHGKDYSPTHTHGKDYSPTHTHGKDYSPTHTHGKGYSPTHTHGKDYSPTHTHGKDYSPTHTHGKDYSPTHTHGKDYSPTHTHGKDYSPTHTHGKDYSPTHTHGKSYSPTHTHDKDYSPTHTHDKDYSPTHTHGKSYSPTHTHERIIPPSDISLNFNASRRSSPVWASPYSTSLAAVTIRSSPPSVSHWPPERGYSPTYTHGKGYSPTYTHGKGYSPTYTHGKGYSPTYTHGKGYSPTYTHGKGYSPTYTHGKGYSPTYTHGKGYSPTYTHGKGYSPTYTHGKGYSPTYTHGKGYSPTYTHGKGYSPTYTHGKGYSPTYTHGKSYSPTHTHASIFSRLFSSQIKKCDENIPSL; this is encoded by the exons GTGCTATAGTCCCACACATACCCATGGCAAGGACTATAGTCCTACACATACCCATGGCAAGGGTTATAGTCCTACACATACCCATGGCAAGGACTATAGTCCTACACATACCCATGGCAAGGACTATAGTCCTACACATACCCATGGCAAGGACTATAGTCCTACACATACCCATGGCAAGGGTTATAGTCCTACACATACCCATGGCAAGGACTATAGTCCTACACATACCCATGGCAAGGACTATAGTCCCACACATACCCATGGCAAGGACTATAGTCCTACACATACCCATGGCAAGGACTATAGTCCTACACATACCCATGGCAAGGACTATAGTCCCACACATACCCATGGCAAGGACTATAGTCCTACACATACCCATGGCAAGGACTATAGTCCCACACATACCCATGGCAAGGACTATAGTCCTACACATACCCATGGCAAGGACTATAGTCCTACACATACCCATGGCAAGGACTATAGTCCTACACATACCCATGGCAAGGACTATAGTCCTACACATACCCATGGCAAGGACTATAGTCCTACACATACCCATGGCAAGGACTATAGTCCTACACATACCCATGGCAAGGGTTATAGTCCTACACATACCCATGGCAAGGACTATAGTCCTACACATACCCATGGCAAGGACTATAGTCCTACACATACCCATGGCAAGGACTATAGTCCTACACATACCCATGGCAAGGACTATAGTCCTACACATACCCATGGCAAGGACTATAGTCCTACACATACCCATGGCAAGGACTATAGTCCTACACATACTCATGGCAAGAGCTATAGTCCTACACATACCCATGACAAGGACTATAGTCCTACACATACCCATGACAAGGACTATAGTCCTACACATACCCATGGCAAGAGCTATAGTCCTACACATACCCATG aACGTATAATTCCTCCATCCGACATCTCTTTAAACTTTAACGCGTCGCGACGGTCCTCCCCCGTCTGGGCGAGTCCATACTCGACATCGCTGGCAGCCGTCACCATCAGGAGCTCTCCTCCTTCAGTCAGCCACTGGCCTCCGGAGAGG GGTTATAGTCCTACATATACCCATGGCAAGGGTTATAGTCCTACATATACCCATGGCAAGGGTTATAGTCCTACATATACCCATGGCAAGGGTTATAGTCCTACATATACCCATGGTAAGGGTTATAGTCCTACATATACCCATGGCAAGGGTTATAGTCCTACATATACCCATGGCAAGGGTTATAGTCCTACATATACCCATGGTAAGGGTTATAGTCCTACATATACCCATGGCAAGGGTTATAGTCCTACATATACCCATGGCAAGGGTTATAGTCCTACATATACCCATGGCAAGGGTTATAGTCCTACATATACCCATGGCAAGGGTTATAGTCCTACATATACCCATGGCAAGGGTTATAGTCCTACATATACCCATGGCAAGAGCTATAGTCCTACACATACCCATG